AGTTACCTCTAGCGGCTACTTTAACTCCCCTGCCAATTCCTGGCTAACCGCGACTAGCGAGTCGCCTGAGGTTTGCGCTATCAAGCCGGCATCTTGGAACACGGCGATGCTCCAACCCCGTTGATCCTCGTGAAAGATCACCTGCACCGACCGTGGGCCCGGCGCTGGAGTGTAGTACATCATCTGCCGCGAGCAATGGTCTTCCAGGAAAGACCCCAGATCGGGCCAAAATACTTCTCCTGCCAGGGGAATGGAGCGCGGGAAGACTTCTAATTTTCGGCCGAGGCCATGGTGCCAGTCGGCATCGAAGGTGACAATACTATTGCCACCAGAACAGTGATCGGTAGAATTTGTGCTTTGCATGATGCATGTCCTTTCGGTACGGGCATGCACCAGGAGGTTGAGAAATAGTCCTGTAAAAACAAACACCCGCCGGGGCATCAGGCGGGCGCTTTTACAAGGGAGACATTTGTTTCGGAGTTGTTGGTTCCGCACATCGAATGAAAGTTTCGCTTTCACTCTAAGCACCGTGGCGTCTCCAGCCCCGGTTGCCGGACCCGGCTTTTTTTCGGGTCGCTCCTGATGCTGAAAGGAGTTTATCACACCTGCGCGTTAAGGGCGATTTGCAGTTTTTGCCGTACCGTATTATGAAAGACTATGAAAAAAATACGGGTGGGAATCCTGTTTGGTGGCCGCAGCGGTGAGCACGAAGTATCACTGCTCTCGGCAACCTCGGTGCTGGAGGCCATCAATAAGAACAAGTACGAGGTGGTACCCATCGGCATCACCAAGGACGGCCGCTGGCTGACAGCGCAGCACGCCGAAAACCTGCTGCGCGGAAAACAGGACCCGCCCTTGCAGCTACGCGCCGGCGATCCCCGGGCGACCCCCACCGCCGCAGTGCTGGCCACCGGCAACGCCACCTTTGTTCCCCCAGTACCACGAGCTGAGCTGATGCCATTCCAAATCAGCGGTTCGCCCGATCTCAATCCTATCCATGTGGATGTCATATTTCCCGTGCTGCACGGGACTTTCGGCGAAGACGGAACCATCCAGGGGTTGCTGGAGTTGGCCGATATTGCTTACGTTGGCGCAGGAGTGTTGGGCTCGGCGGCCGGCATGGATAAAGACGTAATGAAGCGCCTGTTTGCCGCCGCGGGATTGCCCATCGTAAAACACCTGACGATTCTGCGTAGTGATTTGCAAAAGAACCCCCACCGGGTGCGAAGGCTGGTGGAGAGTCAATTGAAGTATCCTTTGTTCGTGAAGCCGGCGAACCTGGGCTCCTCGGTCGGGATTTCCAAGGTGCATAACAGCAAAGAGTTCGCTCATGGAATGAAAGAAGCCGCATCCTACGACCGCAAGATCGTCGTGGAAGAGAGCGTGGGCGGCATGAAACAAAAGGCCCGCGAGATCGAGTGCTCGGTGCTGGGCAATGAAAAGCCG
The DNA window shown above is from Terriglobales bacterium and carries:
- a CDS encoding D-alanine--D-alanine ligase family protein; translated protein: MKKIRVGILFGGRSGEHEVSLLSATSVLEAINKNKYEVVPIGITKDGRWLTAQHAENLLRGKQDPPLQLRAGDPRATPTAAVLATGNATFVPPVPRAELMPFQISGSPDLNPIHVDVIFPVLHGTFGEDGTIQGLLELADIAYVGAGVLGSAAGMDKDVMKRLFAAAGLPIVKHLTILRSDLQKNPHRVRRLVESQLKYPLFVKPANLGSSVGISKVHNSKEFAHGMKEAASYDRKIVVEESVGGMKQKAREIECSVLGNEKPVASVAGEIIPAKEFYDYTAKYLEEGSQLLIPAKLTKKQMKHVQELAIAAFCAVECSGLARVDFLMDPHNEEIYVSEINTMPGFTSISMYPKLWAASGVPYPELIDRLILLALESHKEKKKNRYSRCN